ttaaacaaaagaaaagaaaaattcttaaaatatcttatcatgcaatcattTTCTACCATGTTATTTTATGTAACTCCTATCATACTAAAATCAGaccaaaacataataataagaagTTAAAAATAAGTTTGTAGTAAAGTTGtactaaataatataaaaaatacacacaaaTATAATTCTGGTAATGACACTAACTGCACCAAATTATTCTGCACAAGATATATCTTTGTTGTGTGAGAACATCATAGAATATTATAATATTCGTTCATATACTTACACTTTTAAATAACTGTTATATTCGAACTCAAATTTGCATGAATGTTCATATTTACACCTATTATAATCACTTGTTTTTAACACTTGTTGTTTTTTCTCGTTGGATACCTAAATGTTCATATTTACACCTATTATTATCACTTTggttgatttttgaaaaattaaaaaaaaacattgattatttttatgaaGATAGAGATGTTTGATAGAGCTTCAAAATTTAAACCCTATCTAACATGACAATGTACAAAGTGATAAATGTTCCTCTAATACGTCATCCCTCTGGCTAATATTTTCAATTagtaaatacaataaaaatgcaTATTTAAACCATTATCAAAAGTGAAATGaaattgatatattttctttttaaaacaaaaggaaGTATAAGATGAATGAATATTAACTTATGTAGGACATCAATGTTCATCCTACAccctaattaaattttgttttcaaaagcaaCATATAAACGATCGAAACAAGAGATCATTTGTCGAAGTGGGACCTCATAATATGAATGCAAGTCAAATGCTTTTATGCAGTTGGAATCTCAACTAATCAACTTCGTTTGTCACTTTCCACTCGGAATCTTGTTTAATCAACACACAAGTATCTTGACCAGccacaattaaattaataaccGGTAGGAGTCTTGATTAATCAACACACAACTGACAACAATTAAATTAACGCCaggtagaaagaaaaaagggtaCAAGAAACAGAGCAGGGTCATGGGCACTCCGTTGAACCTCACATCCaacatcttcttcttcatcttcaccTTGACCATTTTCTTTGTTGCCTACACCTTCCCCAGGCTCCAACCAAAGCAAACAAACCTCGTATTCTACGTCCACGACCACTTCACCGGCGAGCTCTCCACCGCCGCCACGGTGGCCGGAAAGTGTGGACCCGCCTCCAACATCCTGCACTTTGGCACCGTGGCAGTCGTAGACGACCCAGTAACAGTGGGACCCAGCGACGACTCAAAGCTCATTGGTAGGGCCCAGGGCATATACGTAAATTCGCAGCTTGATGGCAAAGGCTTGTACATGGTTTTCTCCGTGATCTTCACCAATGGGAAATTCAAAGGAAGCAGCTTGGAGATTCAAGGATCAGATATCTTCACGATGAAGGAACGGGAATTTGGGGTTGTGTCTGGAACGGGGTATTTCAGGTTTGTGAAGGGGTATGGGATTATGGAAACGGTGTTTATGGATATTGCTAGTCTCATGGCTACACTTAAACTCAATGTAACAGTCAAGCATTATTAGGAGGATTTGATTTCTGCtgcaaaaacattttaactGTGGTTGTGGTTTTCAACTTCAACAGCATACTCCATGTATTTTACAGAAGGAAAATGCGTGCGTGCAAACTTCTGTAGCAGCTGGACTTATCTGTGCTATCCCGATTCTTGAttctaatttacaaaacaaaaccaaGCTTCGTCCAATTAGATTTTTaaagaaacaacaacaaaaacaaaacagttataaattaatcaatgaACACACAATATACACTACCTGTGCCCTATTCCTGGAACACGGATGCCCTTCTTCTtcatactataaaaaaattcgtAAGGTGTGTGTAAGACTCTGTCACAAGAAAGAGCATAGCAGCTAGCAGTTAGCACCAcatgttaaaagttaaaattgttGTTGGATGGTCAGCTTCACAGGAAAAGACTATTAATCATACCCTGTCATAAGCATCCTTGATAGAGCGAGCAACATCATCAATGACACCTCCAAACCGAGGACCAACTGTAATTTGTAAGCAAACAAACCTGTTCCATAAGCTCATTACTGACCATTTACTtatgtattattaatattttatacttcATAATACATTTCTCCGCATTCAAAAATTGTGATAGAATTCAAATGTATATAAGAATAGTAATGTTTTAGTGCATAATATATGAgtagttaaaattataaacaaaagttttgcattaataatataaattattttatatgcatcatcttcaaatttaaattataactgAATGAAAATAATCTCAACTATTTATACATGGctttataattaaagtttaatatttttacgtATAGATATAGTATCATATTATATtcttataaatatgaaataatgtaatattattactattattattataaaccatAACTCTTATTCCATCATAGTGATTGTAATTTCATTTATGcaatcttttttaaaacaataacaatTACAAATACTCtgttattattataatcataaataaaatatttgtaatgtACGAACTTCATACTATATACATTGTTTAAGATGAATCAAGCATGACAAAATAacaaccatattttttttataataacaataataataattttgaagaaaTACTAACAACATTATTTCTAACACTATTTTTActctttattaaaatttattaaaaattacaaattttaacaaatatcatCCCTAAATCAATTGAGATACGAGGCTtgttaaaagtttaaatattgattaatttcAATCAATACCAAAATATGTTAGAGAAAAtgcttttaacattttttttagctACTAACAAAATGTAACGTGatagataaataatattatttttttaaattttaaatatgtgattATCAATTCAAATTGTGAGCCGTGTGTATGAGAAATATTTGTTTGAAGATATTAAACCCGGAatccaaataatttaaatgattaattttttatttttagccaGAAAAAATGTTACACAGACATGAGACATCAAATATGCTATTCTACGtctagaaagagaaagaaaaagtaagagaaaaatataaatttaataagatttataatgtaatagtaaaaaaacaagaaatattaataaaatatttaaaataatatgatgattgcgtatcattattattaaaaaaagaatgggCCACACTCCACTGTGCGTTTTATGTTATTTTGATGTTAATCAATCGCAACAAAAGCATGTTACGAATTCGGGGTCTGATTCACCACGCATTCAAGACCAATTAACCCACTGGCAGTGCTCACTGCTCACCGCACCGCAAAACAAGCAAGTTGAATGCGTAGAGCGAGACAGAGAGAGTAATGGACATTGCGCAATGAGAATGCGGATGCGATTTAACCAACAAAACCAGTCATAATAAACGTGACTCATAGCTAACTACCTTCTGCCACGTGACCcctctcattttctttctctttcattcAATATTTTCCTCTCCAGCACCCATCCGAAATTCAAgcatttttccttctcttcacTCACTCTGATCTCCGCCGCGGATTCCAATCCCCTCCCATTCTGTGAGTTAACTTTTTATCCAATGCAAAAGCTCCCTAATGTGCCTGAATCTGATTCCTCTCTCTtccttgctttttttttgtgtgccGAATTTTAAAACCGAGAACCTTCACATTCAAGTTATCATTCcgtttcttttaaaaacaataattaaggcGGAATCGGGGAATTTTCGGATCTGGCGAGTTACGTTAATTACGTTCGACGAGCGTTAATTAGCTTTTAGTTATTTGAACTTAATGCCTAATGTCACTTCTGTCTAGTCAGGGTAGCTGTTTGGTGGTGATTTAAGACTTTGTTTGGTCTTCCGTCTCATTTACTCACCGCATTGACAAATTTGCTtctccttttgttttctttttttttaaagtacggAATTTAATGATGTACTACTACTTTGGCATTTCCTTTCCCGCGGTTATAAGAGTGAGGGACGCGTGTCGTATTTCTTCGTAAATACCTttgctgaatgttttgatttcTTGCTTTTCAAGTTTCAGAGGTTCCACATTCTGGTTTGTTATCTTCCTTTTCCGTGTGCGTGCGTGTGTGTGTTATAACTTCATGACCTGACACGTGGATTTTTGCCTTTCCTCCCTTTATGAATGGTTGATCTGCTATTGTTTTGTTACATCACCAATTCGTATATCTCTATGATTGTCTCTTAATCAGTCCTCTGATTctggaatttttgtttttaatgagtCAATCAGCCTTAAGAGGGTTCTggttgttttataatttatgtatcTTAAACAATTTACCTTCGTTTTGCtgcttataaatttaaatagtttATTAATGTTGAACCCTGGAGAGAGATTTCGATTTCTCTATGTGATTTTGACTGATTaagagatttttaaaaaaatatttcatttagtTATTTATACTACATTCCAAATGTTACTTTTGGTAAGGTGTCAATAATTCATTTATACTGTATTTAGTTTCTACTGCAATATAGAAAGTAATGCACTAGTATGTCATCAGATCTATCTGTTCCTTCGTCATGGCCACTGGACAACTCTTCTCCCGTACTACACAAGCTTTGTTTTACAACTACAAGCAACTTCCTGTCCAGCGGATGCTTGACTTTGACTTTCTTTGTGGTGTGTATCATTAActttatcatattaaattcttattattCTTCCAGACTGACAGTAGCAAATTTGTGTGTTATATTAAtgtgtttttaatattaatggAAGACCCTATTTTTTATTCGCAGGTAGAGAAACACCGTCAGTTGCTGGAATAATTAATCCTGGTTCTGAGGGATTTCAAAAGCTCTTTTTTGGTCAGGTGGAAATTGCCATTCCAGTTCATGCTGGGTACGTGTGTTTGGTTCTGGAAGATGAAGTAACTTGTAATGAAAGGAAATTCTTGTTTTGTTGTCCAAGTTTAATGTGTTCTTAGCCGtatgttgaattcttttttcaGTATTGAAGCAGCTTGTGCAGCACACCCCACTGCTGATGTGTTCATCAATTTTGCGTCATTTAGAAGGTTGGTATTGCTATGATTATTGTTATTCCTTTTGACTCCAGGAGTATCTTATTGCATGGTATCATGAGAATAGATTGATATACTTGCAGTGCGTCTGCATCATCCATGGCTGCTTTGAAGCAGACAACAATTAGAGTTGTTGCTATTATTGCTGAAGGTGTACCGGAGTCAGACACTAAGCAACTTATAGCGTATGCTCGAGCAAACAGTAAGGTGAGAAGAGAAatggaaattcaaattaaataaatcaactTCATAACTAAAGAGAATAGGCTGGAAATACTAATTTTAGTGGCGATGATGTGGTAGGTTGTTATTGGGCCAGCCACTGTTGGAGGAATTCAAGCTGGTGCTTTTAAGATAGGTGACACAGCTGGGACAATTGATAACATAATTCATTGCAAGCTCTACAGGCCTGGATCTGTTGGATTTGTTTCTAAATCTGTATGTAGTTATTCATTTTCCTGTTTATGTCATTTGTCGTTCTCACCTGATCTTCTCATATCAAGGATAGATCTTTTTATCTAGTCCTACTATGAAAGAGTGAAAGTTACTTAGCTATTAATATTTTGCTGAGCACTCGATCTCATTGATTTCAGAATGGAAATTATGGCTCTAGAGTGATGTATCAATTTAATACAGAAGTGCAGTTCTGCTTAATAGTTTACAATGGCAGTAAACTTGCATGATAGGATTTTGTAACATTACTAATTAGTAGCCACCATTCCCTCACCCCACCCACCCCTTTTTCTGTTGATAAATAGTGGCACTAGCTACTACAGCTAAGATGATGTGGTTACATTTTGCAAGTGAATAACTTTTATCCAATGTTGGATTAACAAACAGTGGTTTATAGTCACAAGAAAGATGGAATTTGAGCTTTATTTCTTTTGCATGGTCTTATTATACACAAATGATtttgagagaagaaaaaaaaaattgaactgcaGGGTGGGATGTCCAATGAATTATACAACACTATTGCCCGTGTAACTGATGGAATTTATGAAGGTACTGCCCAGGTTTATTTTTCTGTATTTCTTAATGATGGTTTTGAATTATATTGTAATATCCTGTTTTGCTACAGGCATTGCCATTGGTGGAGATGTTTTCCCAGGTTCCACACTTTCTGACCATGTTTTGCGGTTTAACAACATACCACAGGTAAAATTTCACTTTTATCTTGGGTACTGTATATAATATCTGCAACTCATTAAGAACTGCAAATGATTTGGAGTATGTCCTTTTCTTGTGAATGATCAGTTTGTATTTACATTAAACCTCAGGTGAAAATGATGGTAGTACTTGGGGAACTTGGTGGGCGTGATGAGTATTCTCTAGTGGAAGCCCTAAAACAAGGGAAAGTGACTAAACCAGTTGTTGCTTGGGTTAGCGGAACCTGTGCACGACTCTTCAAATCTGAAGTACAATTTGGTCATGCTGTATGTCAGTGgcccaatatttttttactaattctcAGTTATAGCATTTATAATAAGGGAGCCAAATTCCTGATGTTCAGTGGCACTTGTATAAATTAGGGAGCTAAAAGTGGTGGTGAGATGGAGTCTGCTCAAGCAAAGAATCAGGCACTAAAAGAAGCTGGAGCTGTTGTTCCCACTTCATTTGAAGCTTTTGAAGACGCAATAAAGGAAACATTTGACAAATTGGTTAGTTTATCTTGAAATTTTTCATCTCTCTAACTGATAATTTTACCTTGTCCCCAACTCCCCATCTCCCAAAGGGAGCAATGTTTTAAAGAAGTGTCTTTAGTTTTTAGTTGCCTAGATTAGCTTGAATATCAtagttgttttttcttttgttaggtTCAAGAAGGGAACATCACACCTTTTAAAGAGTTTACTGCACCGCCAATCCCTGAGGACCTTAACACAGCAATTAGGAGTGGAAAAGTACGTGCTCCAACTCACATTATTTCCACCATCTCTGATGACAGAGGTATGTTGGGATCCTTCGAATTTATAAGTTGTAACATGGAACTGAGGTGTCCTAGACACATTTGATAGCTAAATTAAActtttcttccattatttttCCAAAGGTGAGGAGCCATGCTATGCTGGTGTACCAATGTCTACCATTATTGAAAATGGTTATGGTGTGGGTGATGTAATCTCTCTTTTGTGGTTCAAACGCAGCCTTCCCCGTTACTGTACTCAATTTATTGAGGTAGATTATTCATACTCTAGTCTGCAGTGCTTTCCTTAAActttttctccctttctttcaATGTATGTTTATCTCTTAAGCATGTGAAACTGTGTATGCTCAAGCTTTTTAAGATACATCATTGTGTTGTTAGCTTTTCATATAGGTGTTGGTTTTCAGAGTATAATATTGATATCTTCTTCTTGCTTATATTTTTCTGATACATTACATTGGTGATTGTTCAGATATGTATCATGCTATGTGCTGACCATGGTCCTTGTGTCTCTGGTGCTCACAATTCTATAGTAACAGCAAGGGCTGGGAAGGACCTTGTCTCCTGTCTTGTTTCAGGTAAATACAGGCTTCTAGTCTTTCTACTGCTGAAGTATGCTTGGTATCTGACTAAGTCCCCGTGTCTGTACACTATTATTTCCATTAAATGATCAGTAATGAGCTTATGAAACAGGTTTGCTTACAATTGGTCCTCGATTTGGGGGTGCCATTGATGATGCTGCTCGCTATTTCAAGGATGCCTATGACAGGGTATGATTAATAGCCTTTTCCTGTGAAGCTGGCCATCCAACTACAGTTTTAACATGTGGTGCTATGCTTTTTCTTGTTACAGAGTCTTACACCTTATGAATTTGTTGAAAGTATGAAGAAGAAGGGCATCCGTGTTCCAGGAATAGGGCACAGGTAGTGTATACTGTGTGTTCATATactaatttattactattttgtttttgttgttgtttcttttaAAATCTAACTGTATGAAGCTTGGTTTTGTTCTGTAAATTAGAATCAAGAATAGGGATAACAAAGATAAGAGAGTCGAGCTGCTACAGAAATTTGCACGCACGCATTTTCCTTCTGTGAAATACATGGAGTATGCTGTTGAAGTTGAAAACTACACCCTCACCAAGGCAAATAACCTAGTTCTAAACGTAGATGGTGCAATCGGGTCACTTTTCTTGGATCTTCTTGCTGGTAGCGGAATGTTCACCAAACAAGAGGTTGATGAAATTGTGGAGATTGGCTATCTGAATGGGCTTTTTGTTTTGGCACGCTCCATTGGTCTGATTGGGTgagtttcattttgattttataaatttgtcaGGAAgagcatttctttttcttttttagtaaaTTACGGATATCATTTTTGGGTGTATATAAACACAAATTACAACCATTCTGTGTCAAAACTCGTAACTTCATTGGATTTTGATATCTCTAAAGTGATTAGATGTGTTGGGCGAATCAATTGGACTCACGATCTCCACCTCCACAAGCACAAAGGAAAAAATACATACACAATATTTGGGACTTGTACTAATTCACcgttctttaattaatattttcaggCATACCTTTGACCAGAAGAGGTTGAAACAACCACTCTACCGCCACCCATGGGAGGATGTTCTTTACACAAAGTGAGGGGGTTCTGTATGGCAGGAGGAGCCTTGTTATGCTTCAAATTAGCATCTTTTGGGAAATTATGCATCATGCTGGAATGATTTAGTTTTTAGCTGTTCGACGAGTATACGGGTCTACTGGTATCTAGCCATCTTCGGTTTGTAAGTTGTATTAAAAATTCATTCATGAGATAACTTGgtcaaattgaaaattattcctTCTCTTGATGAAGATCTTCTCTGTTCTACTATGGGTTCAAAAGAAAATGGTTACCAAATTCGAGCGCATTACACTGCTAATTTgccgaagttttttttttttttgctaataaCAGTTCTAGTAGGCCATGGAAAGGTGCTGCACAATTTTCTTATAGCATTGGAAGAAAGAAGGGGAAAAAAGTCACATATTCAAAACTCTCGggatatttttaataaacacAGTAATTTTTGTTGGTGTATGAGTGAAAGTCATTGTCCGCTAGCATGAATGCTGAGATAATGCCATACTGGTGAAAGTCAGGTAATTCTACTAATGGTGGAAATCAGGATGAAAATATATTCCTAAATGGGGAAAGGCAATCGGATTCCATTCAGTTCATTGTACCTTTCACGCCTCCTAAAATTGTGTGCGTGCACTCATTGTCATTGATGTGCACGAAACCAACCATTAATAATTGAACCAGACAATAtttataagagagaaaaatttgaaggattttcatttggtgtaaaaaaatattttttcttttacaaataataataaaatgtcatactatttttttaaaaatatttatgtaatattaaattatatttgtaattatttatgaaatataaaattagaaataactatccttgttttattatttctttttctctacatttaccaaaaaaatatcattagaatattttttatttcatttattattttttattatttgtgaaataaataacaaatgtgtgatttgattttttttctattttttcctcACAATCAAACCTTTTCCActaatttatttgtataaaaatcACAAACCAATTATTCCCAATTTATTctatttgaatttatattttttcttataaaatgaatgtagaatttttaattaatttttcaattatttattttaatttcttaatttagttttaagtatttattttattttctatatcttttctatatatagtttatagaatttctatatataaaagttatttattttacttactCACATATTTCAACCAATGCTAGTTAAAGAAGTTAACAAAGGAGAtacaaataatgtaaaaaaaaaggaatattaAATGCAAtatgagaaaaacaaaaagagataaaagtgtaattttttttaattgtacaatgaCAATAACCATGACCAAAACTAAGTCCTCATCATATTTCTAATGGGTTAAAGGAGgttttatttttacttgattATACTTTTGTTCCTCAAGTATAATAATTGTGTGAATTTAATCTTTCATgttctaattttattaatagcttctcttaagtattataaatataagattttagtCTCTTAATTTCAATTGCATCACTTGAATCCTAATGTAAAAGTTATGTAATTTTAGTTCGTCAAGTATAATTGCACGATTGGAACTAATTTTTAGGGACTATTTTTTTCAGAAATTACAGATATTTGACCTTAAAAGTCACATTTGAAAGCCTAAAGGTAAATTTATAGAGTCGTAATacagttataaatattttgatataggATGATAACATTGAGTCTGTCAAACGTCTACACGAAAAtctgtcaaaataaataaatcattgtttataataataaaaataataaactattaATGAAATTTAACTTTGTtcgttaaataattattataaatttattgatttgatatctggatttgattcttataaataaaaaaagtatttgctcatattaaaaaaaaggttaattttACTTGTATTAGATATTACTTAGCTTAACGCTGAATGACGGTTGACGTTGTATATCTTTATCATTTCaaacaatttctatttttttgttgttgctagAAACACACATAATTGTTAATGAgatataattcaattaattgatTAGTACGAGTAAATTATGGTAAATTTTTTGACACCGTTGATTCCCACGGCTAAAAATAAGAAACCTTCATAATtggaa
This region of Glycine soja cultivar W05 chromosome 17, ASM419377v2, whole genome shotgun sequence genomic DNA includes:
- the LOC114393224 gene encoding dirigent protein 21-like; the protein is MGTPLNLTSNIFFFIFTLTIFFVAYTFPRLQPKQTNLVFYVHDHFTGELSTAATVAGKCGPASNILHFGTVAVVDDPVTVGPSDDSKLIGRAQGIYVNSQLDGKGLYMVFSVIFTNGKFKGSSLEIQGSDIFTMKEREFGVVSGTGYFRFVKGYGIMETVFMDIASLMATLKLNVTVKHY
- the LOC114392562 gene encoding ATP-citrate synthase beta chain protein 2-like; protein product: MATGQLFSRTTQALFYNYKQLPVQRMLDFDFLCGRETPSVAGIINPGSEGFQKLFFGQVEIAIPVHAGIEAACAAHPTADVFINFASFRSASASSMAALKQTTIRVVAIIAEGVPESDTKQLIAYARANSKVVIGPATVGGIQAGAFKIGDTAGTIDNIIHCKLYRPGSVGFVSKSGGMSNELYNTIARVTDGIYEGIAIGGDVFPGSTLSDHVLRFNNIPQVKMMVVLGELGGRDEYSLVEALKQGKVTKPVVAWVSGTCARLFKSEVQFGHAGAKSGGEMESAQAKNQALKEAGAVVPTSFEAFEDAIKETFDKLVQEGNITPFKEFTAPPIPEDLNTAIRSGKVRAPTHIISTISDDRGEEPCYAGVPMSTIIENGYGVGDVISLLWFKRSLPRYCTQFIEICIMLCADHGPCVSGAHNSIVTARAGKDLVSCLVSGLLTIGPRFGGAIDDAARYFKDAYDRSLTPYEFVESMKKKGIRVPGIGHRIKNRDNKDKRVELLQKFARTHFPSVKYMEYAVEVENYTLTKANNLVLNVDGAIGSLFLDLLAGSGMFTKQEVDEIVEIGYLNGLFVLARSIGLIGHTFDQKRLKQPLYRHPWEDVLYTK